From a single Ciconia boyciana chromosome 4, ASM3463844v1, whole genome shotgun sequence genomic region:
- the ALDOB gene encoding fructose-bisphosphate aldolase B: MTHQFPALSPEQKKALSDIAQRIVASGKGILAADESVGTMGNRLQKINVENTEENRRAFREILFSSDASINQSIGGVILFHETLYQKDSNGKPFPALIKEKGIVVGIKLDKGTAPLAGTNGETTIQGLDGLAERCAQYKKDGADFGKWRAVLKITSTTPSQLAIQENANTLARYASICQQHGLVPIVEPEILPDGDHDLQRCQYVTEKVLAAVYKALNDHHVYLEGTLLKPNMVTAGHSCPKKYTPQDVAVATVTTLLRTVPAAVPGICFLSGGQSEEEASVNLNAMNQLPLPKPWKLTFSYGRALQASALAAWVGKSENKKAAQEAFRKRAQINGLACRGQYVVSGKTDTAATQSLFTASYTY, translated from the exons ATGACCCACCAATTCCCAGCACTGTCTccagagcagaagaaagctcTTTCAGACATTGCTCAGCGGATTGTGGCATCAGGAAAGGGGATCTTAGCTGCAGATGAATCAGTGG GTACCATGGGGAACAGGCTGCAGAAGATCAACGTGGAGAACACAGAAGAGAATCGCCGGGCTTTTCGAGAGATCCTCTTCTCTTCAGATGCTTCCATCAACCAGAGCATTGGGGGAGTGATCCTCTTCCATGAGACTCTCTATCAGAAAGACAGCAATGGAAAGCCATTTCCAGCTCTCatcaaagaaaaaggcattgtGGTGGGAATAAAA CTGGATAAAGGCACAGCACCCCTAGCAGGAACAAATGGAGAAACCACCATTCAAG GGCTGGATGGACTGGCTGAGCGCTGtgcccagtacaagaaagacgGTGCTGACTTTGGCAAGTGGCGTGCAGTGCTAAAGATCACCAGCACAACACCCTCTCAACTCGCCATCCAAGAGAATGCCAACACATTGGCACGCTATGCCAGCATCTGCCAGCAG caTGGCTTGGTGCCCATTGTGGAACCAGAAATCTTGCCTGATGGAGACCATGATCTCCAGCGCTGTCAGTATGTCACAGAAAAG GTTCTGGCTGCTGTCTACAAGGCCTTGAATGATCATCATGTCTACCTGGAAGGCACACTGCTGAAACCCAACATGGTGACGGCTGGGCATTCCTGCCCCAAGAAGTACACCCCTCAGGATGTAGCCGTAGCAACTGTCACTACTCTTCTCCGTACCgttcctgctgctgttcccG GAATCTGCTTCCTGTCTGGAGGTCAGAGTGAAGAGGAGGCTTCTGTCAACCTGAATGCCATGAATCAGTTGCCTCTGCCTAAGCCTTGGAAGCTGACCTTTTCATATGGGAGAGCTCTGCAagcctctgccctggcagcatGGGTGGGCAAAAGCGAGAACAAGAAGGCTGCACAGGAGGCCTTCCGCAAGCGGGCACAG attaatgGTTTGGCTTGCAGAGGACAGTATGTCGTGTCTGGGAAGACTGACACAGCTGCCACGCAGTCACTTTTCACTGCCAGCTACACCTACTGA
- the MRPL50 gene encoding large ribosomal subunit protein mL50, with protein sequence MAAVAALRLAGRRLGLGAPARRAFWGGLRKEKKEAEADKIIHQEKSEPSLICPPPRSRNYLPPEDIRSCLESHIKEIFGPSLPDNWQQTALKENRLKYRLLAQLAAELGHAVPNSQLHLMRSAEDVLNFYSTPVKDVSKFDELCAAELPPNLKITWEQ encoded by the exons ATGGCGGCCGTTGCCGCGCTGCGGCTGGCGGGACGGCGGCTGGGCCTGGGCGCTCCGGCGCGCAGGGCGTTTTGGGGCGGCCTGAG gaaggagaaaaaagaagcagaagcagacaAAATAATTCATCAAGAGAAAAGTGAACCCAGCCTGATCTGTCCCCCACCACGCAGCAGAAACTATCTTCCTCCTGAGGATATACGGAGCTGCCTTGAGTCTCACATCAAGGAGATTTTTGGACCCTCGCTTCCTGATAATTGGCAGCAGACAGCCCTCAAAGAAAACAGGTTAAAGTATCGCCTCCTGGCTCAGCTGGCAGCAGAACTTGGTCATGCTGTCCCCAATTCACAGCTCCACCTGATGCGCAGTGCTGAGGATGTCTTGAATTTCTATAGCACTCCTGTGAAGGATGTGTCCAAGTTTGATGAACTGTGTGCTGCAGAGCTACCCCCAAACCTGAAGATTACCTGGGAGCAGTGA